Genomic window (Nicotiana sylvestris chromosome 7, ASM39365v2, whole genome shotgun sequence):
GCTTACGAAACTACGCTTATATTACACCAACTGATAAGATTAGCTACTTAACTTTTACTTGAAGCTAATTAAGCTAGGGAGAATTATACGCATTATCACTTGGCCCAATATTTCATCAGAAAATGGTCCACATTTGAAACCCTTATTTGATGTGGCCCACATTGTATATAACCCGAAAATTACATAAAAATAACACCAGATACTCATTTTAAAGGGCTGGTATTTAGGAATTAGCTAGTGCGTTCTGAATTTCAGCTTTTCATGACAAAAGTTCCTGAATTCTCATGAAGTTGaaaattttagtttaaaattcaagACAAAATCAATACTGACAAATCTCTATATAACATCCCTGAGAATGGCTATCTGTTCACTTCCCCCAAACTTTTCACCCGTTATCCCACcccttttaattgttctttttctttcttcgttCGTTTTCTCCCCTTGTCATGATTTTGCACCCATAAATTTCTCTACCATTATTATTCTCCTTCCATGTTCAAAGCTGATAGCCACTACTtggatgaagaaaaaaaaacaatatgTAAAAGATTTAGTTTTTTTGAGTCATATGAAGATTACTTCCTTCATTGGAATAGAGAGAACTGCGTGTTTATTGTCATGCACTAAAGAAGTTCACTTGGTAGTTTGTTGGATCATTAACTTAGAAAGAAGGTGTTGGCATTGTCTTAGTCTTATCCTCGTTTCAAATATAATTAATCCCAATGGTTGATTaaaaacttgaaaaataaaagtctaggttgttcgaagcttcgatTTCAACAATTGAATTTTTcgatttgttagttgtttggatttgGTATAGTCTCAATTGAGTGAGATCATCAAGAGGAGTTCAAAACTTAAGTTTGAAGTGATTTAGAGTAGAATTACgttagatttgagttaaatttcagaagatgctcaaggaagaagaagaaactgTGAAGCTCCATTGATAGGATTCATTTGTATAATAGTATATGTATTGCATATATAGTGTATAAACATCTCTTATACACTATTGCATGCAAGGTTGATATATTATGTACATGTGTTTTGTGAATTTCTTGTATTTTGTTCTTATGCACCTATATACATAATGTATCACGAATATTTTTACTATTGTGTTTATACATCTTTATACACTTTTATTCAACAATATACATAATGTACCTATTTGTACAAGAGTGTATAACATTATATAAAAGTGTATAAGTATATCTGACGAATTTTTTGTACGATTTTATCACTTGCAATGCTTATTCAAATTAGTCCAAATCTCCATCAAATAACCTTTAAACTTTGTATACAACGTACTTAGATCATTTCTAATAAGTTCAAACAAtactcactccaaatttctcacaaatcATATTCGAATTTTAATAGAATTAGCATTAAAGAATATGGGATTTTAGGTTTCTCGCATTTGTTTTTTGCATTTTGTAGTTGGGATAGTTATGCATAAACTTgaggaaaaagggaaaatggGAACTCATATATATTTTTCGCCTAAAGATCTAGAGTatcaaaaaaatgattttttttcccGAATATGAGCTTATTGATATTTGGCTACATATTTATACATTTGTGACTAAGTAAAATACTGCAAGGTTCattaaggcctcatttgtttttttaagattaagacgtttgaatctgaatacacatctgaatatcaagatgtgtattaagattaagacatctgaatctgaatacacatctaaatatattaagatgtgtattaagatctgaatagaaataattaagactatttaatttttaacatctgaatgtataaaatttatctttatttgaaaattaataaacataaaattcaaatgaaatactaactaatctaatattctatcaataaaatatatagttttttaaaatatgatagttgttGGTGGTGATGGCTAATGGGTGAATGCCGACTAGAGGCGATGGTTAGGGTAGTTTTGGTTGATGACGGTGGTTCATGCTAGTAGGTAGTAGTGATTGGTAGTGGTGGCGATAATGATTGAGGATTGTGGTGgtgggtggtgatagttaataatggcggGTGGTGGTAGTAGTTGTGACTAAGGACGGTGATGGGTGGGTGATGGTATGTTATAATGATGAGCAATGCCGACtgtggttgttgatggtgatggggtGGTCAGTTGTGGTAGTTCAGGTGGATGAGCGTTGATTGTGGGTGAAAATGATATATGGTGGTCGGAGTCGTGGGGATAGTGGGTGGTGATTATCGATAATGGTGACGactatgattgaggatgatggtggcacggtggtggtggtggtggttgagTATGATGGTGGTGGCATGATGGTGGTGGCATGATGGTAGTTGATAGGTAGGCGATGTCGGCATCtaataatgaatatgtgatagcATCTCAATGAAATTAAATCTCtattatagatcttaatcatacagacctattcagaTGCATTAAGTGGTTATGAATTAAAAAAgaaacaaacacacttaatgattaatatctgaataattaagattcagactttaaaaacaaacacacttaataTCTGAGATCTGGATAATTAAGATGCAGACCTCTATTAAGTGCAAACATAAGCTAAAATTGCTAAACCGTGTGAGAATATCATTAACACTTCAACttaataaaataggaaaagaaaattgCAGCGGCAAAGTCATAACGCGCTCCCGCTGGAGAGGGCCGTGGGACCATGCCTAACGGCAGCCTGGCACTCCAGTCTAACTATACTATTTTTTAACTGCCTCCTTCCAGTTAAGAACCAACGGACGCCGTTTTTGGCCAAAACTACTACATACACCCCTGTAATATAAGTTAACCTTTCACTGTGCGCTTTATGGCAATCCAAGATTTATTAATTACCACTAAATATTATACTGGGATAAATATGAGTTTTCTATCATTAATTAGAGCTCATCAATTTTGGAACTTGAAAATGAAAATGTTCTAGTAAGAAGTACATTTTCTTGAATGGATCTTACCTGCACGAATTTTGGACTAATGGAGACTTTAATGTGAGTATCTAATGCGATTACCAGACATAatggaagaaaaaaagaaagatttaTTGTTAATGAGAAACGTTGACCGTACAAATAATCTACTTATACGTATaaatcacacacacacacacactgcaCTCTGCTTTTCTCTCTTCCTTCGCCTCAAAACCAAAAGAGATCACAGAACACCCACCCCCTCCTCAAACCTCACCACCCGGGCCCCCCATATTACGAGTCCCCTAGCCCCCTCAACTCTAATACTCAACCCATCTATGTCACTAACTCCCAGAAAAGGCAATAAACCAAAAGAGCTGAGTAATGGCTAAATCTGTGCATCAAAGATGAAGGTCACTGCTAACAAAGATGAGCTTCCAGCAATTACATCATCCAAATTAGTGAACCCTTTACCTGATTCAGATCTTTTACACAAACCCTTTTGCTCTCGTAAACCGCCTCGCCGGAAAACCAAGAACTCCGGCACCGGAGTGAGGTTAAAAAGAGATATTGCTGGTGGGAAAAAGAGCAGACCTGAGACCCCTTTACTACGTTGGAAATATAACGAGGATGTAAATGACAATGCTCCTTGTACCTGGGACGCCGACGAGTCCACGGTGGAGCTTGGTAGGAAATCTGGCCGGAAAGTTAAAACCTTGGTTTCTGCTAGGAAGTTAGCTGCTGGATTATGGAGGCTTCAGTTGCAAGAAGTTCCCAATATCCCACCTCAAAAGTTAGCATTTCAGGTAGTTCATTTTCTTTAGggtttttcttttcctctctAGTTTTGGTCATTTGTATGTTAAATGTCAAAGTGAATTTGGAATTGAAATGATTCTAATGCTTTTTGAATAGAGCTGAATTGATATTATATAGAGGATTCATGTAGCTGACCTCAACTAGTTTGAGATCACTTGGTTACTTGCTTTAATTACATTGACTTTGGCATTTCCTTAAAAAGATTTTGGCAAAGCAATTATGAATGCATGATTAGAAACTTTAGGATTGAAGTTTAAGTTTCATCTCTATAATCTATTTTAATCTTCCCAGTTGAGATTGTTTTCTGGTCCCATTGGTATAAttatgagcagcttcacttcttCTTGCTTTtacttcttcattttcttatgTTGGTAGTTTAATTTTGTCAGGCCCTGTGATTTTAGGATGTTCATACTTTTATGACCTTAGAGCGAAGGGCAACTTCGACTAGTGCTGTATTATTCTAGATCCTAAGTTAAGCAACTTTTTTCAACTTCAATTTTCCTTTCCTTCCTCCAGGCTGGTCATGTTGATGTGCCCTTTTACGGTCATCATCATCACAGTGAACAGAATGATTCTCACATTAATGATACAGTGCAGAGTCCTCGATCTGTCTCCGGTCCAAGAAATGGTTTTTTTCACAAGGTATGTAGGTGCTTTCTCAATGTTTTCTTAACTATCTAAGCTCCTTTATGTAAGTCCTAAAGTTGGTGTAATAGTCCTAAACAATGTAATAGGCGCAGGAAAAGGGACTTCCCTTGTATTAGGGAAATCCTAGAGTTATCGGAAGTTAATGAAAGTTGTTTTTTGAGTATCAAAAACTCTTATTATTTAGTTTATTCATGGTACTATTTTACCATTGCTGTCTCATTGTTTCCGTACTTGCTCGTCTAACAAAAGGGTTACCTCTATATTCTGTAGCTAGAAccgtcatttcaatattcaaaCTCAGCTATGGAGGGGGCAACAAAGTGGGATCCAATTGGCTGGCAAATAGCTGAGGAAATAAAGGAGATTTACGGCCATCAGAAGGTTCCTGATAAACAGTCGAAGAATGCTGCAATGATTTCTAAGCTTGAGGGTGAATTAGAGCAGGCTCGCTCCCGAATTTATCAGCTTGAGATGGAGCGGCGGTCATCAAAAAAGAAACTCGAGCAGTTTCTGAGAAAACTTAGCGAAGAGAAGACAGCATGGCGAAGCCGAGAACACGAAAAAATTCGTGCAATTATCGATGATATGAAAGCTGACTTGTCAAGAGAGAGGAAAAACCGACAGAGGCTGGAAATAGTTAACTCCAAGTTAGTTAATGAGTTGGCTGATACCAAGTTATCAGCAAAGCGCTACTTGCAAGATTACGAAAAAGAAAGGAAAGGTAGAGAGTTGATAGAGGAAGTGTGTGAAGAATTAGCCAAGGAAATTGGAGAAGACAAGGCTGAAGTCGAGGTATTGAAGAGAGAATCTCAGACACTAAGAGAGGAAGTAGATGAAGAAAGAAAGATGTTGCAGATGGCTGAGGTTTGGCGTGAGGAACGGGTTCAGATGAAGCTAGTTGATGCTAAGGTGACACTAGAAGAGAAGTATTCCCAGATGAATAGACTAATTGCAGAGCTAGAGTCTTTTCTAAGTTCTAGAGGTATGAACCCCGACGAGGAAGTGATCAAAAGAGCTGAGCAGCTTCAACATGCAGCTGCTTCAGTGGATATTCGTGATATCACGGAATTCACTTATGAACCTCCAAACCCAGATGATGCTATGTTTGAGGATGTTAATTTTATTGAAAATAATGACAGGGAGATTGAGCCGTGTCCTGCATACAGTCCTGATGGTGGTGTATACAATAAAGACAACTTCCACAGACATTCTCACGCATATGTCAATCAAACCGATGATTTAGAGGAAGAGGGAAGTGAATGGGAAACAGTGAGCCATCTCGATGAACAAGGCTCTAGTTATTCCCCTGAAGGAAGCATCTCTTCTACCAACAGGAAGTATAGCAATGTCTCAAGAGGTGATGGTACACCAATTACAGAGATAAGTGAAGTATGTTCAGGGCCAGGTCGGCAGCTTAAGAAGGTGTCATCTATATCTAGGCTTTGGAAATCGAATGGAGACAATTACAAAAAGATATCAGTAGAAGGAATGAATGGGAGACTATCAAATGGGAGGCTATCAAATTGCGCTGTTCTTTCTCCAGATCATGGTTCGAGTAAAAGTGGATTTAGCCCCTCAGACCTTGCTGGACAATGGAGCTCACCCGACTCAACCAATCCACAAATAACACGAGGGATGAAGGGGTGCATTGAATGGCCGCGGAATTCTCACAAGCACAGTTTAAAATCAAAGCTGTTGGAGGCAAGAATGGAGAGCCAGAAGGTCCAGTTGCGCCATGTCTTGAAGCAGAAGATTTAGAGACTACAAGTTTTGAATGCCCAAATCATCCGTCTCAGCTGGTATATCGATAAAACTAAAACTTAAGTCCACATTCTCCCGAGACTTGTATCTCCTCATTTTATGCTTACTGAAACTTCTTGCATCGTCTTTGTATCAATCAGAAATGTTTTGTTGGAGCTATGGAGTTGTTATCTTGTAATTTGGAAGATGCATTATTGGCTACTGATTATGTCTTTATAATGTATTGTTTGGTGGCCAATTATACATCATCCACAGAAGTTTCAGTAAGAGGAAAGAAGAACTTAATTTGCATAATTGAATTCATTTTCCTTCCTTTGTTTCTGTCTGAAATAATTGTCCTTCTTTCTTTGCCTTCATTTATTAAAGTTGATTGTTGAAAaatgatcaaaaagtttaaagaaggaaaataaagtcATTGATAAAATCATGACCCCCTCCCCCCCACCTCCCCCAAGAGGAAATTGCTTCTAATTGATATTGACCATTCTTGTAAtgaattatatttatatttttaaaaatcatGTACCATATACGTGTATGTATTGTCCACAATATATAAGCGATGTCTCAAAAGTTTGACATATTAGTCACATTCCAGCAAAGAACTAATCCTTTTGAGATCTCATGATACCATAAAGAAATCCATATATGGTCATAGAGAACTTATcatttttttctccttttatcACGTAATAATTTTGAGAAATAAAAAGCAACTTCTTTTTTCTGGAGCATTACAATGACTTTAGAGAGGTATCACTGTTTGATTTATGGATTAATGAACAGCAATGGTAAATGCAAGAATAATATTTTGGAGGTATCAAACGGTCAGAGGTCAGAAAAGATGGGGAAAGTTTTGCACTTTTCTAAAACACAATGACTCAAATTGACCCATGGGCTTAGTTTTGTCTCTTTCAATCTTAAGAATTAAAAGAAAAGGTCTAATGGTTCCATCTCAATTCATAAAAAGGACCATTGATGACCAAATAAAAGAGACCAGAAGAAAgagcttttatttttttattttttttacatacagattaagtaggcgtttggacataagatttTGTAAAATTCGAAAAAATGGTGAGAAacttttcaagtgaaaatggtatttgaaatttagagttgtttttggacataaatttcaaattgggttatttttgaagtttgtgagtgatttgagtgaaaattttgaaaaaaaaaactttttgtagtttttcaaattttagaaaatttccaaaatgcattttaaagtgaaaattaaaaattttatgatctaattttaaaaaaaatgaattttttctGGAAAAATCTTCCATCAAAagtttatgtccaaacgggcactAAGATGTGAGTAAAAAGGGTATTTTCTAATGGGTCGTGTAATAATAGAGAAGATATTTTTCCAAAGCTACATGTCAATATTATATCTGCACAGACAAATAGATTAGAACATCTTTTAATAGTCAGAGATatattattattaaaataaaCAGAGATTTATAGAATCCGATGCATTGGACCAGGCCGCGGCATCTGCCCAATTACCTGTTTTTGACCGTTATTCCTTTCTGGACCACCTTAACGTTACGTACAGCGCGCTACAGGGATcaggtatttttattttttacaaaatattccTAATTAATTTTACCTGGGATTACAATAGCAACCAAACACTACTCCTCCCTCTTATGGCacattaaatttttttaaattttatgtcaaatttatccaaaaatttattttctataTAAAAGatctaaaaataaaatataccaaattttgcaggcattatattgaaccatttccttctaaaaatatttatattaaaatttaaaaaatatcttTTTAAATCTGTATGTGTAAACGATAAATCTCTAAAGTCATAtataaggaaaaaaaataaaactaaaaataagtTTGCAAAGACTAACATTTGACCCTAATGACTTGGCacgaaatttttaaaaaaaaaataaagttaaaTATATAACTATAGAAATGTATTTTCTTTTTACATGTTAAAATGAAACAGTCACGGAGGAAATGACTTGGTAATTATTTCTCTTATCCACGAtattaaaacttaaaaaaataGAAAGTAGTGGTGTTTTCTTCAGATTCGTAACTTGTCTTCTCATTTTCAGCTGTCGTCGCGATTCTCGGTTTACTATAAaccaataaaagaagaagagcaATTCCGTATTTATCGGTATATAGATCTGGAACTATCGTCTTCCTTCATTATCTGTGTATCCTTTCCATTTacgaattttgaattttttttttcgttATCTGACAGATATTTCGTGTAATTTAGCTGATTTTTTTCACCAAAAAATTCGGTTCCATTTCTCAAGACGCTGTTCATCCAGATAAAGGTTTGTcctttttaaccgctttttgcATTTAATTATTGCAGGTAATAGCCTATTGTGTACAAAATCAGcaacttcattttttttttttttttttttttgtaggtgCATAGTTTGTAGATGGAAGGTGCTATAGTTCGAAGGGTTATTCCTTCTGATAACAGTTGTCTCTTCAATGCTGTTGGGTAAACTTTATTTCCATTTTACTTTCTGCTGATTTTCACCTTTTTTTTCTTCCATTGAAGTGGAGACGGGATGGATTTGAATCAATGTCTCGTTCTTCTTTGTTTATGCAGTTATGTGATGGACCATGACAAAAATAAAGCCCCCGAGCTTAGACAGGTTCCGATTTTGCCTTCAAAATCACTTACTTTTCAATAAAAAGATGATTTTTTTCTTATGGATCTTTGTTGCTTACCAATGTCGAGAGGTGATCGAAGATTATTTTTAATTTCAATGTCATGCCTAGGGAATTTGAAAGACATTCCTCAGGGTTGGGTACGAAATACCTCTTTAGACATCAATAGTGGACAGGAAATCTGCGTTTATAATAGTTTTGAAATAATTTGTTTGCCACAGGGAAAATTCAATTCAGGAAGATCACTTGATGTCAAAACAGCCAGTTTGTGATTTCCTGTTTATTAGTTCTATTAgtgaaaaatgacttaaatcagtatatatatatataagaaagaCTTGAATCAATAGGTTGATATGGTTTGATGCCTGGTGTATTGCTTATAAGTAAAGCTAATCAGTCCTCCTCATCCATGACTCTTTGCACATTTTAAATTTGAAGGTTATAGCTGCAACAGTGGCAAGTGACCCGACAAAATATTCTGATGCCTTTCTTGGGAAGTCCAACAAAGAGTACTGTGATTGGATTCTTAACCCAGAGAAATGGGGAGGTATGATATACTTGATGTCTGTTTTAAATTATCATATTCCTGCATTATCTCAACCTCTGAAGTCCTGTTGGGGTAAAACAATAAGTTCACTAGTCAATACTCTCCTTTTCGGTCCCTCCACAGATAGTTTTACAGTAGAACTGGGTGATAAAATCTTGCAATTAGTTGTCTGTCTAGTTACGATTATGTTTAGCTGGATGAACTCTAGTTTCTTGCTGCTTAGGAACAGCCCTTTCATATTTACTCGTTGTAGTTCTTGTTATTTGTATTGTGTTTTCTCATCGACATTTCTGACCTTTGAAACACTTATTTTCTTAAGGTGCCATAGAGCTTTCAATATTGACTGACTACTATGGACGAGAAATCGCAGCCTATGATATTCAAACCACACGCTGTGATCTGTATGGGCAGGTTAGTATTTAAGTAGTAGGATGTGTTCTACATGAGTAATTTTCAATTCCAAGTCTTCTTAACCACCTTTATATGGCTGAACGTTAAACAGGGAAAGAACTATCAGGAAAGAGTAATGCTGATTTATGATGGGCTCCATTATGATGCTTTGGCTGTATGGTGTTtctctctccctctccctctctctctctctacacacacacacacacacgcaccttCTGGATCTTTCCGTTTCTACACTGGAAGAACAAGGAGAGAAAAAATGTGTTTATAGATCCTATAAATCGATGGACTATAGGCAA
Coding sequences:
- the LOC104228589 gene encoding OVARIAN TUMOR DOMAIN-containing deubiquitinating enzyme 2 is translated as MEGAIVRRVIPSDNSCLFNAVGYVMDHDKNKAPELRQVIAATVASDPTKYSDAFLGKSNKEYCDWILNPEKWGGAIELSILTDYYGREIAAYDIQTTRCDLYGQGKNYQERVMLIYDGLHYDALAMSPAEGAPEEFDQTIFTVQRDGTVGPAERLALNLVKEQQRKRSYTDTANFTLRCGVCQIGVVGQKEAVEHAQATGHVNFQEFK
- the LOC104228588 gene encoding uncharacterized protein, whose product is MKVTANKDELPAITSSKLVNPLPDSDLLHKPFCSRKPPRRKTKNSGTGVRLKRDIAGGKKSRPETPLLRWKYNEDVNDNAPCTWDADESTVELGRKSGRKVKTLVSARKLAAGLWRLQLQEVPNIPPQKLAFQAGHVDVPFYGHHHHSEQNDSHINDTVQSPRSVSGPRNGFFHKLEPSFQYSNSAMEGATKWDPIGWQIAEEIKEIYGHQKVPDKQSKNAAMISKLEGELEQARSRIYQLEMERRSSKKKLEQFLRKLSEEKTAWRSREHEKIRAIIDDMKADLSRERKNRQRLEIVNSKLVNELADTKLSAKRYLQDYEKERKGRELIEEVCEELAKEIGEDKAEVEVLKRESQTLREEVDEERKMLQMAEVWREERVQMKLVDAKVTLEEKYSQMNRLIAELESFLSSRGMNPDEEVIKRAEQLQHAAASVDIRDITEFTYEPPNPDDAMFEDVNFIENNDREIEPCPAYSPDGGVYNKDNFHRHSHAYVNQTDDLEEEGSEWETVSHLDEQGSSYSPEGSISSTNRKYSNVSRGDGTPITEISEVCSGPGRQLKKVSSISRLWKSNGDNYKKISVEGMNGRLSNGRLSNCAVLSPDHGSSKSGFSPSDLAGQWSSPDSTNPQITRGMKGCIEWPRNSHKHSLKSKLLEARMESQKVQLRHVLKQKI